A part of Halobaculum sp. MBLA0143 genomic DNA contains:
- a CDS encoding YcaO-like family protein: MEVALVGPATVTEPVAAALSETDATTVTAEPTALERFSAAVVAGPVGADRFDAATPATLVTVEFGGLGGRRLDLDAAVSVFSETSACPDCLRARVAAGTDGAERDGDPTPPHSTARLAGAVAGHRLARLLGGESLGGTVVEVSGREREFLPVPGCGCRSSPDGLSRGHREVSLSDAVARMERVVDDRLGPVREVGEQSSFPVPYYVAATADTTGFADARCGEFGAGVAGDWNAAYAKAVGEALERYAAGVYRESSFRHAPTAGVIDAVPVSAFVTPDGAAPDSDDRVAWTDGVDLRDESYAALPASFVNFPAPGRQFAPQITTGLGLGNSTDEALAAGLAEVIERDATMLAWYSTFEPVELVVDTPAFQTLRKRARAESLTVTPLLCTQDVDVPVVAVAVHRDGEWPRFALGSAAGFDASAAATAACAEALQNWTELESMGPERATDQEAAVGRYAEFPGSVREFVDAPATVDAGDVTESVPADERVDELVARLADADLGAYAAGLTTVDLAELGFEAVRVVAPGAQPLFTAEPFFGERAEIVPAELGFEPRLEREFHPFP, translated from the coding sequence ATGGAAGTCGCCCTCGTCGGTCCGGCGACCGTGACGGAGCCCGTCGCCGCGGCCCTCTCCGAGACGGACGCGACGACGGTCACGGCGGAGCCGACGGCGCTCGAACGGTTCTCCGCGGCCGTCGTCGCCGGCCCGGTCGGCGCCGACCGGTTCGACGCCGCGACACCCGCCACACTCGTCACCGTCGAGTTCGGCGGGCTCGGCGGCCGTCGGCTCGACCTCGACGCCGCAGTCAGCGTCTTCTCCGAGACGAGCGCCTGCCCGGACTGTCTCCGTGCCCGCGTGGCCGCCGGCACGGACGGAGCAGAGCGTGACGGCGATCCGACGCCGCCACACAGCACCGCCCGGCTCGCCGGCGCCGTCGCCGGTCACCGGCTCGCCCGGCTCCTGGGCGGCGAGTCGCTCGGCGGCACAGTAGTCGAGGTGTCCGGTCGAGAACGGGAGTTCCTCCCCGTCCCGGGGTGTGGCTGTCGGTCGTCGCCGGACGGGCTGTCGCGGGGCCACCGCGAGGTCTCGCTGTCGGACGCCGTCGCCCGGATGGAACGGGTCGTCGACGACCGGCTCGGCCCCGTCCGCGAGGTGGGCGAGCAGTCCTCGTTCCCGGTGCCGTACTACGTCGCCGCGACCGCCGACACGACCGGGTTCGCGGACGCACGCTGCGGGGAGTTCGGCGCCGGCGTCGCCGGCGACTGGAACGCCGCCTACGCGAAGGCGGTCGGCGAGGCGCTGGAACGGTACGCCGCCGGCGTCTACCGGGAGTCGTCGTTCCGACACGCCCCTACCGCCGGCGTGATCGACGCCGTCCCCGTCTCCGCGTTCGTCACGCCCGACGGCGCCGCGCCCGACTCGGACGACCGCGTCGCTTGGACGGACGGGGTCGACCTCCGAGACGAGAGCTACGCCGCGCTCCCGGCGTCGTTCGTCAACTTCCCCGCCCCCGGCCGGCAGTTCGCGCCGCAGATCACCACCGGGCTCGGGCTGGGCAACAGCACGGACGAGGCGCTCGCGGCCGGGCTCGCGGAGGTGATCGAACGCGACGCGACGATGCTCGCGTGGTACTCCACGTTCGAGCCGGTGGAGTTGGTCGTCGACACGCCGGCGTTCCAGACGCTCCGGAAACGCGCCCGAGCGGAGTCGTTGACCGTCACGCCGTTGCTCTGCACCCAGGACGTGGACGTGCCGGTCGTCGCCGTCGCGGTCCACCGCGACGGTGAGTGGCCCCGGTTCGCGCTCGGCTCCGCCGCGGGGTTCGACGCCAGCGCGGCCGCGACCGCCGCCTGCGCCGAAGCGCTCCAGAACTGGACGGAACTGGAGTCGATGGGGCCGGAACGCGCCACAGACCAGGAGGCCGCCGTCGGTCGCTACGCGGAGTTTCCCGGGAGTGTCCGGGAGTTCGTCGACGCCCCCGCGACGGTCGACGCCGGCGACGTGACGGAGTCCGTCCCCGCCGACGAACGAGTCGACGAACTCGTCGCGCGGCTGGCCGACGCCGACCTGGGAGCGTACGCGGCCGGACTGACCACGGTCGATCTGGCCGAACTCGGCTTCGAGGCCGTCCGGGTCGTCGCTCCCGGCGCACAGCCGTTGTTCACCGCCGAGCCGTTCTTCGGCGAGCGCGCCGAGATCGTGCCCGCGGAACTGGGGTTCGAGCCGCGACTGGAACGGGAGTTCCACCCGTTCCCGTAG
- the tbsP gene encoding transcriptional regulator TbsP: protein MPSNLLETQTEELFRDALADVDGEAYLISPSAGVLEALIALGARPDTDFPTVNVVADNRLLKDVMDDFLVAADAADLVADGRLTLHELEEDVDNTLLVSDESMYAIVTATETVGALAADEDDFLGDAYGTYSDLWERSPEFNLRTPPLSRIRETMDEQIGDAVRADFDTVLSSLETARGDGEGLDEVTISLLVAAKNEALLYDISKWGEDVGIASKATFSRTKTRLEDVGIIDTEKVPIDVGRPRLRLKFGDDRLKEASSEELAGVVQSIVE from the coding sequence ATGCCGTCGAATTTACTGGAGACGCAGACAGAGGAACTGTTCCGGGATGCCTTGGCGGACGTGGACGGGGAGGCGTATCTGATCAGTCCGTCTGCGGGCGTGTTGGAGGCGTTGATCGCGCTGGGGGCACGGCCAGACACGGACTTCCCGACCGTCAACGTCGTCGCCGACAACCGGCTGCTGAAGGACGTGATGGACGACTTCCTCGTCGCCGCCGACGCCGCCGACCTCGTCGCGGACGGGCGGCTCACCCTCCACGAGCTGGAGGAGGACGTGGACAACACGCTGCTCGTCTCCGACGAGTCCATGTACGCCATCGTCACCGCGACGGAGACGGTGGGCGCGCTCGCGGCCGACGAGGACGACTTCCTCGGTGACGCCTACGGCACCTACTCCGACCTCTGGGAGCGGTCGCCGGAGTTCAACCTCCGGACCCCCCCGCTCTCGCGCATCCGAGAGACGATGGACGAACAGATCGGCGACGCGGTGCGGGCGGACTTCGACACCGTCCTGTCGTCGCTGGAGACCGCCCGTGGCGACGGGGAGGGGTTAGACGAGGTGACGATCTCGTTGCTCGTCGCTGCGAAGAACGAGGCGCTGTTGTACGACATCTCGAAGTGGGGCGAGGACGTCGGCATCGCCAGCAAGGCCACCTTCTCCCGCACGAAGACCCGGCTCGAAGACGTCGGGATCATCGACACGGAGAAGGTGCCCATCGACGTCGGTCGCCCGCGGCTCCGCCTGAAGTTCGGTGACGACCGGCTGAAGGAGGCCTCCAGCGAGGAGCTCGCGGGGGTCGTCCAGTCGATCGTGGAGTAG
- the glyA gene encoding serine hydroxymethyltransferase, which yields MDYPHVRETDPAVAEALTDEVDRQRDTLSMIASENHVSPAVMEAQGSALTNKYAEGYPGARYYAGCENADEVEELAISRAKKLWGADHVNVQPHSGTQANQAVYFTILEPGDKILSLDLNHGGHLSHGHKANFTGQLYDVQQYEVDPETGYLDYDGLRDHAESFDPDVIVSGYSAYPREVEFGRIQTVADAVDAYHLADMAHITGLVAAGVHESPVGEADFVTGSTHKTIRAGRGGIVMCDEEHADDIDAAVFPGGQGGPLMHNVAGKAVGFREALEPEFRSYAEQVVDNARTLADSFADQGLSVVSGGTDTHLVLVDLRESHPDVTGGDAEDALTDAGIVLNANTVPGETRSPFDPSGIRAGTAALTTRGFGEAELREVGELIARVVDAHDDESVIADVRDRVDELTDEFPLYEDGENFPTPE from the coding sequence ATGGACTACCCGCACGTCCGGGAGACCGACCCCGCCGTCGCCGAGGCGCTGACCGACGAGGTAGACAGACAACGCGACACGCTGTCGATGATCGCCTCGGAGAACCACGTCTCGCCCGCGGTGATGGAGGCCCAGGGGAGCGCTCTCACGAACAAGTACGCGGAGGGCTACCCCGGGGCGCGTTACTACGCCGGCTGTGAGAACGCAGACGAGGTAGAGGAGTTGGCCATCTCGCGCGCGAAGAAGCTGTGGGGCGCAGACCACGTCAACGTCCAGCCTCACTCCGGCACGCAGGCGAACCAGGCGGTGTACTTCACCATCCTGGAGCCGGGCGACAAGATCCTCTCGCTGGACCTCAATCACGGCGGCCACCTGAGCCACGGCCACAAGGCCAACTTCACCGGACAGCTGTACGATGTCCAGCAGTACGAGGTCGACCCGGAGACGGGCTACCTGGACTACGACGGGCTGCGAGACCACGCCGAGTCGTTCGACCCGGACGTGATCGTCTCCGGCTACTCCGCGTACCCCCGCGAGGTGGAGTTCGGCCGGATCCAGACGGTCGCGGACGCCGTCGACGCGTACCACCTCGCCGACATGGCCCACATCACCGGGCTCGTCGCCGCCGGCGTCCACGAGTCGCCCGTGGGTGAGGCGGACTTCGTCACCGGCTCCACACACAAGACGATCCGAGCCGGCCGCGGCGGGATCGTCATGTGCGACGAGGAGCACGCCGACGACATCGACGCCGCGGTGTTCCCCGGCGGCCAGGGTGGCCCGTTGATGCACAACGTCGCCGGCAAGGCCGTCGGGTTCCGGGAGGCGCTCGAGCCGGAGTTCCGCTCGTACGCCGAGCAGGTGGTCGACAACGCCCGGACGCTGGCCGACAGCTTCGCCGACCAGGGGCTGTCCGTGGTCTCCGGCGGGACGGACACCCACCTCGTCCTCGTGGACCTCCGGGAGTCACACCCGGACGTCACCGGCGGCGACGCCGAAGACGCCCTCACGGACGCCGGAATCGTCCTCAACGCCAACACGGTGCCCGGGGAGACCCGATCACCGTTCGATCCGTCCGGCATCCGCGCCGGCACCGCCGCGCTCACCACTCGTGGGTTCGGCGAGGCGGAACTCCGCGAGGTCGGCGAGCTGATCGCCCGTGTCGTCGACGCCCACGACGACGAGAGCGTGATCGCCGACGTGCGCGACCGCGTCGACGAACTCACAGACGAGTTCCCGCTGTACGAGGACGGCGAGAACTTCCCGACGCCGGAGTGA
- a CDS encoding bifunctional 5,10-methylenetetrahydrofolate dehydrogenase/5,10-methenyltetrahydrofolate cyclohydrolase gives MTQIIDGEALAGEIREGVADAVAAFESEGVTPGLATVLMEADPASETYVNMKQRDCEEVGIDGIHVEVDADAPEAALFDRIDELNDDDGVHGILVQMPVPDHVDERAAQAAVDPAKDVDGFNPENVGRLVAGEPRFRPCTPFGIQRLLADAGVETAGADVVVVGRSNIVGRPLANLLTRRADDGNATVTICHSKTADLAAHTRRADVVVAAAGVPELIGREEVTPETTVVDVGINRVERDGESTLVGDADFEALDGYVDAITPVPGGVGPMTRAMLLYNTVLAARRQTGLDVPLP, from the coding sequence GTGACACAGATCATCGACGGCGAGGCGCTGGCGGGAGAGATCCGCGAGGGGGTCGCCGACGCGGTCGCGGCGTTCGAGTCCGAGGGGGTCACGCCGGGGCTGGCGACCGTCCTGATGGAGGCGGACCCGGCCTCCGAGACGTACGTGAACATGAAGCAACGCGACTGCGAGGAGGTGGGGATCGACGGGATCCACGTCGAGGTGGACGCGGACGCTCCCGAGGCGGCGCTGTTCGATCGGATCGACGAGCTGAACGACGACGACGGCGTCCACGGGATCCTCGTCCAGATGCCGGTGCCGGACCACGTCGACGAACGGGCGGCCCAGGCGGCCGTCGACCCGGCGAAAGACGTCGACGGGTTCAACCCGGAGAACGTCGGTCGGCTGGTGGCCGGCGAGCCACGGTTCCGGCCGTGTACGCCGTTCGGCATCCAACGGCTGCTGGCGGACGCCGGCGTCGAGACGGCCGGTGCGGACGTGGTCGTCGTCGGGCGGTCGAACATCGTCGGCCGGCCGTTGGCGAACCTGCTCACGCGGCGGGCCGACGACGGCAACGCGACCGTGACGATCTGTCACTCGAAGACGGCGGACCTGGCGGCACACACGCGACGCGCAGATGTCGTGGTCGCGGCGGCGGGGGTCCCGGAGCTGATCGGCCGCGAGGAGGTCACTCCGGAGACGACCGTCGTCGACGTGGGGATCAACCGGGTGGAGCGGGACGGGGAGTCGACGCTCGTCGGCGACGCCGACTTCGAGGCGTTGGACGGCTACGTCGACGCGATCACGCCCGTCCCGGGCGGCGTCGGCCCGATGACCCGCGCGATGCTGCTGTACAACACCGTACTCGCGGCCCGTCGCCAGACCGGCCTGGACGTGCCGCTGCCGTAG
- a CDS encoding TrkA family potassium uptake protein, which translates to MDSWQRRTAWYVAAVVAVMLGYTLLYDYGMSAFDGEPVPFLHAARVVVETFSTTGYGSDAPWTTDAMRLLVISMNVTGVVLIFLALPALVFPLLESAIATSVPTALDGDVSDHVVICTHNPRSDTLISELDAVEQPYVLVEPDRERATELYEDGYRVIHAEPNTVAGLEGARIDAARAVVADVSDTVDTSIVLTAKELAEDVQIVSVVEEPDRARYHRLAGADEVLSPRRLLGESLARKLTTGVTTDLGDTVELGEDFDIAELPLSRESEMIGQTLAESGIREQTGVNVVGAWLRGDFKSPPPPSVPLDGSTVLLVTGRRDQLRELREVAVSEMRQFTPGETVVLGYGEVGQRVAAALAEADIDHTVVDVVERPGVDVVGDATDQDVIREAGVADARSVVLALPEDTTAEFTTLVVRDLTDETEVVARVERPEATGKVYRAGADYVLSLASVTGRMIASAVLDDEDVLSPDTQVDVIRTKAPGLVGRTLGDADVRARTGCTVVAVERAGEVVTNVGPTFRVETDDDLIIAGTDEGTNEFNRLLG; encoded by the coding sequence ATGGATTCTTGGCAGCGACGGACGGCGTGGTACGTCGCCGCCGTCGTGGCCGTCATGCTGGGGTACACCCTGTTGTACGACTACGGGATGTCCGCGTTCGACGGGGAGCCGGTGCCGTTCCTCCACGCGGCCCGGGTGGTGGTGGAGACGTTCAGCACGACCGGCTACGGCTCGGACGCGCCGTGGACGACGGACGCGATGCGACTGCTCGTGATCAGCATGAACGTCACCGGGGTCGTGTTGATCTTCCTGGCACTGCCGGCGCTCGTGTTCCCGTTGTTGGAGTCGGCCATCGCCACGTCCGTCCCGACGGCCCTGGACGGGGACGTGTCCGACCACGTCGTCATCTGCACACACAACCCGCGGTCGGACACGCTGATCTCGGAGTTGGACGCGGTCGAACAGCCGTACGTTCTGGTGGAGCCGGACCGCGAGCGGGCGACGGAGCTGTACGAGGACGGCTACCGCGTGATCCACGCGGAGCCGAACACGGTGGCGGGGCTGGAGGGGGCGCGGATCGACGCGGCCCGTGCGGTCGTCGCGGACGTGTCCGACACGGTCGACACGAGCATCGTCCTCACGGCCAAGGAACTGGCGGAGGACGTCCAGATCGTCAGCGTCGTCGAGGAGCCCGACCGGGCCCGTTACCACCGACTCGCGGGCGCAGACGAGGTGCTGTCCCCGCGGCGACTGTTGGGTGAGAGTCTCGCCCGGAAGCTGACGACCGGCGTGACGACGGACCTGGGTGACACCGTGGAGTTAGGCGAGGACTTCGACATCGCAGAGCTCCCCTTGTCGCGGGAGAGCGAGATGATCGGTCAGACGCTGGCCGAGAGCGGCATCCGGGAACAGACGGGCGTGAACGTCGTCGGTGCGTGGCTCAGAGGCGACTTCAAGAGTCCGCCGCCGCCGTCCGTCCCGTTGGACGGATCGACCGTGTTGCTCGTCACTGGACGCCGCGACCAACTACGGGAGCTCCGGGAGGTGGCAGTGTCGGAGATGCGCCAGTTCACGCCCGGAGAGACGGTGGTGCTCGGCTACGGCGAGGTGGGCCAACGAGTGGCGGCCGCGCTCGCGGAGGCAGATATCGACCACACGGTCGTCGACGTGGTCGAACGGCCGGGCGTGGACGTGGTCGGCGACGCGACGGACCAGGACGTGATCAGGGAAGCCGGGGTCGCCGACGCCCGCTCGGTCGTGTTGGCGCTGCCGGAGGACACGACCGCGGAGTTCACGACGCTCGTCGTCCGGGACCTGACGGACGAGACGGAGGTGGTCGCCCGGGTGGAGCGGCCGGAGGCGACGGGGAAGGTGTACCGGGCCGGCGCGGACTACGTCCTGTCGCTGGCGTCCGTCACGGGGCGGATGATCGCCTCGGCCGTGCTCGACGACGAGGACGTGCTGTCGCCGGACACGCAGGTGGACGTGATCCGGACGAAGGCGCCGGGGCTCGTCGGCCGGACGCTGGGTGACGCCGACGTGCGTGCCCGGACCGGCTGTACGGTCGTCGCCGTCGAACGGGCCGGCGAGGTGGTGACGAACGTGGGCCCGACGTTCCGCGTCGAGACGGACGACGACCTGATAATCGCCGGCACGGACGAGGGGACGAACGAGTTCAATCGACTGCTCGGGTGA
- a CDS encoding CDP-4-keto-6-deoxy-D-glucose-3-dehydrase yields the protein MLAVTGGKGGTGTTVTTLGLAAALGSDAAAADADWTLPNLHALARVGRSWPDDGLPERRADDRDLRSVGPPPVVVPAPPAPGERDRGAVLRRLAARPSPTAVDTPSGVGPPAVLPIRVADGVVVTTTACAPAIRGAEKSAAIAAAVGTPVVAVAVTRAARVPSPVATRFDAPATAVPSAEPPVLARDRVADAYERLATAVESVA from the coding sequence GTGCTCGCAGTCACGGGCGGGAAAGGTGGCACAGGCACGACAGTGACGACGCTGGGGCTAGCGGCGGCACTGGGGAGCGACGCGGCGGCGGCCGACGCCGACTGGACGCTGCCGAACCTGCACGCGCTCGCCCGGGTCGGACGGTCGTGGCCCGACGACGGGCTCCCGGAGCGGCGGGCAGACGACCGGGACCTCCGATCGGTCGGCCCCCCGCCGGTCGTGGTCCCGGCGCCGCCGGCGCCGGGCGAGCGCGACCGTGGAGCCGTGCTGCGGCGGCTCGCCGCCCGCCCGTCGCCGACCGCCGTCGACACGCCCTCCGGTGTCGGCCCGCCGGCCGTCCTGCCGATCCGGGTCGCGGACGGGGTGGTCGTGACGACGACCGCCTGCGCGCCAGCGATCCGAGGTGCAGAGAAGTCGGCGGCGATCGCGGCGGCCGTCGGGACACCGGTGGTCGCAGTCGCCGTGACGCGAGCGGCGCGGGTGCCGTCGCCGGTGGCCACCCGGTTCGACGCGCCGGCGACGGCGGTGCCGTCGGCAGAGCCGCCGGTGTTGGCGCGCGACCGGGTCGCCGACGCCTACGAGCGGCTGGCGACGGCCGTCGAGTCGGTCGCGTGA
- a CDS encoding adenosylhomocysteinase produces the protein MSTHAYAPVDRHLDDPASAVESGDQKIEWARQHMPILAELREQFRETEPFAGETVGMAMHVEATTANLVTLLADGGAEVAITGCNPLSTHDDVSAALNARDAITSYAVRGVEDDDYYAAIESVIDHEPTVTVDDGMDMVAAIHEDYPELIDTIVGGCEETTTGVHRLRAMDDDGELDYPVFAVNDTPMKRLFDNVHGTGESALSTIVQTTNLSLASKNVVVAGYGDCGRGVASKAAGQNANVIVCEVDPRKALEAHMEGYDVLPMSEAAEVGDVFVTTTGNRDVITREHFEAMDDGVLLANAGHFDVEVNVEELADYAVDSYEIRDGVEAFETPDGRRLNLLAEGRLVNLAAPLGQGHPVEVMDQSFGVQAVCVRELVEAGDDYAAGVHDVPDELDREVAEVKLAAEGVAHDELTDDQREYMGSWQHGT, from the coding sequence GTGAGCACACACGCATACGCGCCCGTCGACCGACACCTCGACGACCCCGCGTCGGCCGTCGAGTCGGGCGACCAGAAGATCGAGTGGGCCCGCCAACACATGCCGATTCTCGCGGAACTACGCGAACAGTTCCGGGAGACGGAGCCGTTCGCGGGCGAGACCGTCGGCATGGCGATGCACGTCGAGGCGACGACCGCGAACCTCGTCACCCTCCTCGCGGACGGGGGCGCCGAAGTCGCGATCACCGGCTGCAACCCCCTCTCTACCCACGACGACGTGAGCGCCGCGCTGAACGCCCGCGACGCGATCACCTCCTACGCCGTCCGTGGCGTCGAAGACGACGACTACTACGCCGCCATCGAGTCGGTGATCGACCACGAGCCGACCGTCACCGTCGACGACGGGATGGACATGGTCGCGGCCATCCACGAGGACTACCCGGAGCTGATCGACACCATCGTCGGCGGCTGTGAGGAGACCACCACCGGGGTCCACCGTCTGCGCGCGATGGACGACGACGGCGAACTCGACTACCCCGTGTTCGCCGTCAACGACACGCCGATGAAGCGGTTGTTCGACAACGTCCACGGCACCGGGGAGTCCGCGCTGTCCACCATCGTCCAGACGACGAACCTCTCGCTGGCCTCGAAGAACGTCGTCGTCGCCGGCTACGGCGACTGCGGTCGCGGCGTCGCGAGCAAGGCCGCCGGCCAGAACGCGAACGTGATCGTCTGTGAGGTCGACCCCCGGAAGGCGCTGGAGGCGCACATGGAGGGGTACGACGTACTGCCGATGAGCGAGGCCGCCGAGGTCGGCGACGTGTTCGTCACGACGACCGGCAACCGCGACGTGATCACCCGCGAACACTTCGAGGCGATGGACGACGGTGTCCTCCTCGCCAACGCCGGCCACTTCGACGTGGAGGTGAACGTCGAGGAGCTCGCCGACTACGCCGTCGACAGCTACGAGATCCGCGACGGCGTCGAGGCGTTCGAGACCCCGGACGGCCGCCGGCTCAACCTCCTCGCGGAGGGACGACTCGTCAACCTCGCCGCACCGCTCGGCCAGGGCCACCCCGTCGAGGTGATGGACCAGAGCTTCGGCGTCCAGGCCGTCTGTGTCCGCGAACTCGTCGAGGCGGGCGACGACTACGCGGCCGGCGTCCACGACGTGCCAGACGAACTCGACCGCGAGGTCGCCGAGGTGAAACTCGCCGCCGAGGGTGTCGCCCACGACGAGCTCACCGACGACCAGCGCGAGTACATGGGCTCGTGGCAACACGGGACCTGA
- the dnaK gene encoding molecular chaperone DnaK: MASDKILGIDLGTTNSAFAVMEGEDPEIIVNAEGDRTTPSVVAFDDDERLVGKPAKNQAVQNPDRTIQSIKRHMGDGDYTVSVDGEEYTPEQISAMILQKIKRDAEEYLGDEVERAVITVPAYFSDRQRQATKDAGEIAGFEVERIVNEPTAAAMAYGLDDESDQTVLVYDLGGGTFDVSILDLGGGVYEVVATNGDNDLGGDDWDEAIIDYLADEFEAEHGIDLREDRQALQRLKDAAEEAKVELSSRKETTVNLPFIATTDDGALNLEQSITRAKFEALTEDLIERTVGPTKQALDDAGYDESDIDEAILVGGSTRMPQVKQQVEEVLETEPQANVNPDEAVGLGAAIQGGVLSGDVDDLVLLDVTPLSLGIEVKGGLFERLIEKNTTIPTEESKIFTTAADNQTSVQVRVFQGEREIAEENEMLGAFQLTGIPPAPAGTPQIEVSFDIDENGIVNVSAEDQGSGNAEDITIEGGVGLSDEEIDQMQEEAEAHEEEDQRRRERIEARNEAEGAVQRAEKLLEENEEEIDEELADDIREEIDNVEAVLEDEDAETEDLEEATETLSTALQEIGKQMYQQQAEAEAGGAGAGPGGAGPGGAGPGGAGGMGGAAGPGGMGGAGAAGDDDDDYVDADFEDVDDDDKDS, encoded by the coding sequence ATGGCGAGCGACAAGATTCTCGGGATCGACCTCGGGACGACGAACTCCGCGTTCGCGGTGATGGAGGGTGAGGACCCGGAGATCATCGTCAACGCCGAGGGTGATCGGACGACGCCGTCGGTCGTGGCGTTCGACGACGACGAGCGACTCGTCGGCAAGCCGGCGAAGAACCAGGCCGTCCAGAACCCGGACCGCACGATCCAGTCGATCAAGCGGCACATGGGGGACGGCGACTACACCGTCTCCGTCGACGGTGAGGAGTACACCCCCGAGCAGATCTCGGCGATGATCCTCCAGAAGATCAAACGAGACGCCGAGGAGTACCTGGGTGACGAGGTGGAGCGGGCCGTCATCACGGTGCCGGCGTACTTCAGCGACCGGCAGCGCCAGGCGACGAAAGACGCTGGCGAGATCGCCGGCTTCGAGGTCGAACGGATCGTCAACGAGCCGACGGCCGCGGCGATGGCGTACGGACTGGACGACGAGTCCGACCAGACTGTCCTCGTGTACGACCTCGGCGGCGGGACGTTCGACGTGTCCATCCTCGACCTGGGCGGCGGCGTGTACGAGGTCGTCGCCACGAACGGGGACAACGACCTCGGCGGCGACGACTGGGACGAGGCGATCATCGACTACCTCGCCGACGAGTTCGAGGCGGAACACGGGATCGACCTCCGCGAGGACCGCCAGGCGCTCCAACGGCTGAAGGACGCCGCCGAGGAGGCGAAGGTGGAGCTGTCCAGCCGGAAGGAGACGACGGTCAATCTCCCCTTCATCGCCACGACGGACGACGGCGCGCTCAACCTCGAGCAGTCCATCACGCGTGCGAAGTTCGAGGCGCTGACGGAGGACCTGATCGAACGGACCGTCGGGCCGACGAAGCAGGCGCTGGACGACGCCGGCTACGACGAGTCCGACATCGACGAGGCGATCCTCGTGGGTGGCTCCACCCGGATGCCCCAGGTGAAACAACAGGTAGAGGAGGTGCTGGAGACGGAGCCGCAGGCGAACGTCAACCCGGACGAGGCGGTCGGCCTGGGCGCCGCGATCCAGGGCGGTGTCCTCTCGGGCGACGTGGACGACCTCGTCCTGCTGGACGTGACGCCGTTGTCGCTCGGGATCGAGGTGAAAGGCGGGCTGTTCGAGCGGCTGATCGAGAAGAACACGACGATCCCGACGGAGGAGTCGAAGATCTTCACCACCGCGGCGGACAACCAGACCTCGGTCCAGGTGCGGGTGTTCCAGGGTGAACGGGAGATCGCAGAGGAGAACGAGATGCTGGGCGCGTTCCAGCTCACCGGCATCCCGCCGGCGCCGGCGGGCACCCCGCAGATCGAGGTGTCGTTCGACATCGACGAGAACGGCATCGTCAACGTCTCCGCCGAGGACCAAGGCTCCGGCAACGCCGAGGACATCACCATCGAAGGCGGCGTCGGCCTCTCCGACGAGGAGATCGACCAGATGCAGGAGGAGGCCGAGGCCCACGAGGAAGAAGACCAGCGCCGCCGCGAACGGATCGAGGCCCGCAACGAGGCCGAGGGTGCGGTCCAGCGCGCCGAGAAGCTCCTCGAAGAGAACGAAGAGGAGATCGACGAGGAGCTGGCCGACGACATCCGCGAGGAGATCGACAACGTCGAGGCCGTCCTGGAAGACGAGGACGCCGAGACGGAGGATCTGGAAGAGGCGACGGAGACGCTGTCGACCGCGCTCCAGGAGATCGGCAAGCAGATGTACCAGCAGCAAGCCGAGGCCGAAGCTGGCGGCGCCGGTGCCGGTCCGGGTGGCGCTGGTCCGGGCGGTGCCGGTCCGGGCGGCGCCGGCGGCATGGGCGGCGCAGCCGGCCCTGGCGGCATGGGTGGTGCCGGTGCTGCGGGTGACGACGACGACGACTACGTCGACGCCGACTTCGAGGACGTGGACGACGACGACAAGGACTCGTAG
- a CDS encoding Mov34/MPN/PAD-1 family protein — translation MGLFRSSELLGIARETLDFVLEASNDAHPNEYMGFFADTPASDLGLDRRGTVITDVIVVPGTESNPYSATVKENQIPAGGKAVGSVHSHPNGVLQPSDADLGTFHAGKVHVIVGHPYGRRDWRAFDREGEPTTLDVIDVELPDDDAFFDFDQTDIDAELHDE, via the coding sequence ATGGGCCTGTTCCGGTCGAGCGAGCTACTGGGTATCGCTCGGGAGACCCTGGATTTCGTGTTGGAGGCGTCCAACGACGCCCACCCGAACGAGTACATGGGGTTCTTCGCCGACACGCCCGCGAGCGACCTCGGGCTCGACCGGCGCGGCACCGTCATCACGGACGTGATCGTCGTCCCGGGGACGGAGTCGAACCCCTACTCGGCGACGGTCAAGGAGAACCAGATCCCCGCCGGCGGCAAGGCCGTCGGCTCCGTCCACTCACACCCCAACGGCGTGTTGCAACCCAGCGACGCCGATCTCGGCACGTTCCACGCCGGCAAGGTCCACGTCATCGTCGGCCACCCGTACGGTCGCCGGGACTGGCGCGCGTTCGACCGCGAGGGGGAGCCGACGACACTCGACGTGATCGACGTGGAGCTGCCGGACGACGACGCCTTCTTCGACTTCGACCAGACGGACATCGACGCGGAACTCCACGACGAATGA